GTTTAACACGtgcaaactctgcagaatatcaTATTAATCTGCAGTGGGCTCTCCCTATTCATGTTCCACCCTGTTTAACACGtgcaaactctgcagaatatcaTATTAATCTGCAATGGGCTCTCTCTATTCATGCTCCACCCTGTTTAACACGtgcaaactctgcagaatatcaTATTAATCTGCAATGGGCTCTCTCTATTCATGTTCCACCCTGTTTAACACGtgcaaactctgcagaatatcaTATTAATCTGCAATGGGCTCTCTCTATTCATGTTCCACCCTGTTTAACACGtgcaaactctgcagaatatcaTATTAATCTGCAATTGGCTCTCTCTATTCATGCTCCACCCTGTTTAACACGTGCAAACTCTGCAGAATGTCATATTAATCTGCGATGGGCTCTCTCTATTCATGTTCCACCCTGTTTAACACGTGCAAACTCTGTCGAATATCATATTAATCTGCAATGGGCTCTCTCTATTCATGTTCCACCCTGTTTAACACGtgcaaactctgcagaatatcaTATTAATCTGCGATGGGCTCCCTCTATTCATGTTCCACACTGTTTAACACGtgcaaactctgcagaatatcaTATTAATCTGCGATGGGCTCTCTCTATTCACGTTCCACCCTGTTTAACACGtgcaaactctgcagaatatcaTATTAATCTGCAATGGGCTCTCTCTATTCATGTTCCACCCTGTTTAACACGtgcaaactctgcagaatatcaTTTTATTCTGCGATGGGCTCTCTCTATTCATGTTCCACCCTGTTTAACACGtgcaaactctgcagaatatcaTATTAATCTGCAATGGGCTCTCTCTATTCATGTTCCACACTGTTTAACACGtgcaaactctgcagaatatcaTATTAATCTGCAATGGGCTCTCTCTATTCATGTTCCACCCTGTTTAACACGTGCAAACGCTGCAGTATATCATATTAATCAGCAATGGGCTCTCTCTATTCATGTTCCACCCTGTTTaacatgtgcaaactctgcagaatatcaTATTAATCTGCAATGGGCTCTCTCTATTCACGTTCCACCCTGTATAACAGGtgcaaactctgcagaatatcaTATTAATCTGCAATGGGCTCTCTCTATTCATGTTCCACCCTGTTTAACACGtgcaaactctgcagaatatcaTATTAATCTGCGATGGGCTCTCCCTATTCATGTTCCCCCCTGTTTAACACAtgcaaactctgcagaatatcaTATTAATCTGCAATGGGCTCTCTCTATTCATGTCCCACCCTGTTTAACACGtgcaaactctgcagaatatcaTATTAATCTGCGATGGGCTCTCTCTATTCATGTTCCACCCTGTTTAACACGTGCAAACTCTTCAGAATATCATATTAATCTGCAATGGGCTCTCCCTATTCATGTTCCACACTGTTTAACACGTGCAAACTCTGCAGAATGTCATATTAATCTGCAATGGGCTCTACCTATTCACGTTCCACACTGTTTAACACGTGCAAACTCTGCAGAATGTCATGTTAATCTGCAATGGGCTCTCTCTATTCATGTTCCACCCTGTTTAACACGtgcaaactctgcagaatatcaTATTAATCTGCAATGGGCTCTCTCTATTCATGTTCCACCCTGTTTAACACGtgcaaactctgcagaatatcaTATTAATCTGCAATGGGCTCTCTCTATTCATGTTCCACCCTGTTTAACACTtgcaaactctgcagaatatcaTATTAATCTGCGATGGGCTCTCTCTATTCATGTTTCACCCTGTTTAACACGtgcaaactctgcagaatatcaTATTAATCTGCAATGGGCTCTCTCTATTCATGTTCCACCCTGTTTAACACGtgcaaactctgcagaatatTCATATTAATTGCGATGGGCTCTCTCTATTCATGTTCCACCCTGTTTAACACGtgcaaactctgcagaatatcaTATTAATCTGCAATGGGCTCTCTCTATTCATGTTCCACCCTGTTTAACACAtgcaaactctgcagaatatcaTATTAATCTGCAATGGGACTGTGTATTCATGTTCTGTGCAAACTCTGTAAATGTCATCACTCATCTGCAATGGACTCTTTCCCATCACAGAACATGAGTTCTGCATCTAAGTCTCGCTCGCCCAGGCAGTCTGAGCACACTTTTCACCTCCCCCCAAAACCCTAAATGTTCATATCTATTCCCCCCACCTTGGGAGACGTTGGGGAACCTCGCATCTCTGTCTCTCAGGGTCAGGAGTACAGGGAGCCGGGAGGTTATATCTGGAGGGCGGGTGGGGGGAGGCCGCTTCAGTGTATACCCCCTTCCATTCCGGTCTCTCGCACTTGGAGGGGATCCTTTGCGGCTGAGCGGATCCGAGCCCCACAGACGGGATACGTTGGAGAAGGGTCCGGGCTtaggagctacagggagaagctggaatagGCCGGGGCGATGTTTTCcccagagcgtcggaggctgagagagggactttatagagttttataaaatcacgaaggagGTGGGCaaggagagggtaaatagacgaggtctcccctcccccctcccccccagggTGGGGGTAGTCCTGAACTACAGggggggcgtaggtttaaggggagagggagcCCCGGGGGGTTTTCCCGCAGAGGGGAGTGCGTGTGTGGGACGAGGAAGTTGTGGGGGGCTGGGACAGTGACAACAATTAAAAGGNNNNNNNNNNNNNNNNNNNNNNNNNNNNNNNNNNNNNNNNNNNNNNNNNNNNNNNNNNNNNNNNNNNNNNNNNNNNNNNNNNNNNNNNNNNNNNNNNNNNNNNNNNNNNNNNNNNNNNNNNNNNNNNNNNNNNNNNNNNNNNNNNNNNNNNNNNNNNNNNNNNNNNNNNNNNNNNNNNNNNNNNNNNNNNNNNNNNNNNNNNNNNNNNNNNNNNNNNNNNNNNNNNNNNNNNNNNNNNNNNNNNNNNNNNNNNNNNNNNNNNNNNNNNNNNNNNNNNNNNNNNNNNNNNNNNNNNNNNNNNNNNNNNNNNNNNNNNNNNNNNNNNNNNNNNNNNNNNNNNNNNNNNNNNNNNNNNNNNNNNNNNNNNNNNNNNNNNNNNNNNNNNNNNNNNNNNNNNNNNNNNNNNNNNNNNNNNNNNNNNNNNNNNNNNNNNNNNNNNNNNNNNNNNNNNNNNNNNNNNNNNNNNNNNNNNNNNNNNNNNNNNNNNNNNNNNNNNNNNNNNNNNNNNNNNNNNNNNNNNNNNNNNNNNNNNNNNNNNNNNNNNNNNNNNNNNNNNNNNNNNNNNNNNNNNNNNNNNNNNNNNNNNNNNNNNNNNNNNNNNNNNNNNNNNNNNNNNNNNNNNNNNNNNNNNNNNNNNNNNNNNNNNNNNNNNNNNNNNNNNNNNNNNNNNNNNNNNNNNNNNNNNNNNNNNNNNNNNNNNNNNNNNNNNNNNNNNNNNNNNNNNNNNNNNNNNNNNNNNNNNNNNNNNNNNNNNNNNNNNNNNNNNNNNNNNNNNNNNNNNNNNNNNNNNNNNNNNNNNNNNNNNNNNNNNNNNNNNNNNNNNNNNNNNNNNNNNNNNNNNNNNNNNNNNNNNNNNNNNNNNNNNNNNNNNNNNNNNNNNNNNNNNNNNNNNNNNNNNNNNNNNNNNNNNNNNNNNNNNNNNNNNNNNNNNNNNNNNNNNNNNNNNNNNNNNNNNNNNNNNNNNNNNNNNNNNNNNNNNNNNNNNNNNNNNNNNNNNNNNNNNNNNNNNNNNNNNNNNNNNNNNNNNNNNNNNNNNNNNNNNNNNNNNNNNNNNNNNNNNNNNNNNNNNNNNNNNNNNNNNNNNNNNNNNNNNNNNNNNNNNNNNNNNNNNNNNNNNNNNNNNNNNNNNNNNNNNNNNNNNNNNNNNNNNNNNNNNNNNNNNNNNNNNNNNNNNNNNNNNNNNNNNNNNNNNNNNNNNNNNNNNNNNNNNNNNNNNNNNNNNNNNNNNNNNNNNNNNNNNNNNNNNNNNNNNNNNNNNNNNNNNNNNNNNNNNNNNNNNNNNNNNNNNNNNNNNNNNNNNNNNNNNNNNNNNNNNNNNNNNNNNNNNNNNNNNNNNNNNNNNNNNNNNNNNNNNNNNNNNNNNNNNNNNNNNNNNNNNNNNNNNNNNNNNNNNNNNNNNNNNNNNNNNNNNNNNNNNNNNNNNNNNNNNNNNNNNNNNNNNNNNNNNNNNNNNNNNNNNNNNNNNNNNNNNNNNNNNNNNNNNNNNNNNNNNNNNNNNNNNNNNNNNNNNNNNNNNNNNNNNNNNNNNNNNNNNNNNNNNNNNNNNNNNNNNNNNNNNNNNNNNNNNNNNNNNNNNNNNNNNNNNNNNNNNNNNNNNNNNNNNNNNNTCACAGCTGGCAGTGCCAGGCGCGGGGCTTGAACCTTTAACCGACCGTCCTGTGACAAACAGCATCGAAGAGCTTCAGCAtcgacatcctctggcagctggaattctctcctgaacTCTTCATATTTGTAGCTGTAACAGCCACTGCCATCATCACATTTTTTCTCATGTTTTCCTGTCACCAGCACTTTCCTTTCGAATACTTTCACGCTCAGCTCTTCTGGGGAGAAGTGCTGGACATTCAAGGACACAGAAAAGCCATCTCCATCCTTGTCCTCGGATAGTCTATTACCTTTTCTGTTTTGTCCAAACCTGTTGTCCTGAATTCTTGGCACTTCCCGAAAAAATTCTCTTATCACCTCTTCAAGAACTCGATGGATGAACTTCATGCCCTTCCTCGCTTCTTCCACCTGTTCCCACATGTTACATTCAAGTGGTTCCCAGAGCCTGTGTGCAACAGGCGCCAGTGTGTATACAGGCTGCTGGCACATTCGTGAAGGGTGGAAAGCCCGATAGCTCAGCATCGTCCCTGCCTCTTCTCTCACTTCGCTCAAACTGACTGATGCGAACTCCCAGTcttcagtctctgatctgctgcaGCACTCTGAGCTCACACCTTATATATTCTACTGCCAGAAATCCAGACATTTCCAGAATGAGCTAACATTTGCTGCATTTATAACACATGAGCTGAAAACAAATGACTTAATCTAATCAAGAATAACTTGACTCAATGACACATTGGTATATTTTAGAGACTTCTGGAATGGTTTTTTCCCCAGTGGCAAGTTTTACAGAATCAATGTGCTAACATTGTAACATGATATTAATTAGTTATAGcgtttttttgttgtttattgGGCAGTAAACCATGCAAGTACCTATAAAGTAATTAAGCCTCATGAGGTTCAAGTGTCTGTGGGTTGTATGAGAAGCTCTCTTTAATAATGGTGTGACTACTGAGACAAACAGCTGTTACATGCTCCAATGTCATATCCAGACTCTTGAAAACTTATGTAACTGCATAAGTATGCAGCATGTTGTTGACCATGAGCACTCAACGACTATTTCCATTCATTTACAAATGCAACCTGACAGCATTTGGCTTTACttagattctgactgtcaatacTATTTCTCTGCAGTGGAATGAAGTCAGAAATAGACCAGCATCTCATATCAAATGAATGTTGACCAAGCGCAGTAAAACAAGTGAAATGGCCTGTGCTTAGAGGGGATAAAAGGACTGAAAATTAATTTGTGAAAGTGTTTCAGGGAATTAATTTtattctatattaatgatttctgAGGAAGATAATGGAGGTAAAAGAAAgactttgcatttatatagcacttgtCATAACCACTTGATATCTCAAAACACTTAGAGTCTATTAAGTACTTTCAAATGTCTCTATTGTAACATCGGATATGCAGCAGATATTTGCTCCCAACAGACAAATGTGATAACGTCCAGTGAAACTATTTTTGAGGATGTTGTTTGTGGGATAGCTATCAGCCAGAATACAATTTCATTGATGGTCTTCAAAA
This genomic stretch from Chiloscyllium plagiosum isolate BGI_BamShark_2017 unplaced genomic scaffold, ASM401019v2 scaf_7273, whole genome shotgun sequence harbors:
- the LOC122546895 gene encoding heat shock protein 30C-like, with amino-acid sequence MLSYRAFHPSRMCQQPVYTLAPVAHRLWEPLECNMWEQVEEARKGMKFIHRVLEEVIREFFREVPRIQDNRFGQNRKGNRLSEDKDGDGFSVSLNVQHFSPEELSVKVFERKVLVTGKHEKKCDDGSGCYSYKYEEFRREFQLPEDVDAEALRCCLSQDGRLKVQAPRLALPAGGT